The following are encoded in a window of Callithrix jacchus isolate 240 chromosome 9, calJac240_pri, whole genome shotgun sequence genomic DNA:
- the BTG1 gene encoding protein BTG1, whose translation MHPFYTRAATMIGEIAAAVSFISKFLRTKGLTSERQLQTFSQSLQELLAEHYKHHWFPEKPCKGSGYRCIRINHKMDPLIGQAAQRIGLSSQELFRLLPSELTLWVDPYEVSYRIGEDGSICVLYEASPAGGSTQNNTNVQVVDSRISCKEELLLGRTSPSKNYNMMTVSG comes from the exons GCATCCCTTCTACACTCGGGCTGCCACCATGATAGGCGAGATTGCTGCCGCCGTGTCCTTCATCTCCAAGTTCCTCCGCACCAAGGGGCTCACGAGCGAGCGACAGCTGCAGACCTTCAGCCAGAGCCTGCAGGAGCTGCTGGCAG AACATTATAAACATCACTGGTTCCCAGAAAAGCCATGCAAGGGATCGGGTTACCGTTGTATTCGCATCAACCATAAAATGGATCCTCTGATTGGACAGGCAGCACAGCGGATTGGACTGAGCAGTCAGGAGCTGTTCAGGCTTCTCCCAAGTGAACTCACACTCTGGGTTGACCCTTACGAAGTGTCCTACAGAATTGGAGAGGATGGctccatctgtgtgctgtatgaAGCCTCACCAGCAGGAGGTAGCACTCAAAACAACACCAACGTGCAAGTGGTAGACAGCCGAATCAGCTGTAAGGAGGAACTTCTCTTGGGCAGAACGAGCCCTTCCAAAAACTACAATATGATGACTGTATCAGGTTAA